The following DNA comes from Thermus aquaticus.
GGCGAGAAAAACCGCAGGTGGAGAGGAGGCCGGGAATTTCCAGCGAGGGGAAATAGCGTGTAGGAGGCAGTAGAGGGCGCTGAACCCCCCATATGCAGCCCACAAGGTAGCCCCTCTGGGCCCTGGCGGAGCGGTAGAGGTCTTGCCCCCGTACGCCCTGCCCAGATGTCTCTACGGGGGCAAGACGGGCGCGAGAGGGGCGGAGTTCCCAGGGGACTTGGGCCCGGTAGCATAACCCAAGTTGCTACCTACCCCCTGGGCCAGAGAAAATAGTGGCCGCTATGCCCTCGCGCACCATAGCGGCCTTTTGCATCATAGACGATGCCCTCCAGGGGTAGTGTCGCGTATTTTGTGGGTTAAGCATGGAGGGCGGAATGGACCGAGAGGAGCTCAAGAGGTTGACCAAGGAGGAGAAGGGCCGGCGCATCCGAGAAGGGGTCAAGGCCGTCATCGAGCAGGTGTTGGAAGAAGAGATGACCGAGCACCTGGCTGCGGGTTACCGTGAGCGCACCCCAAGCCGCCGCGGGGAGCGGAACGGCTACTACACCCGGGACCTCATCACGCCGGCGGGCAGGATCGCCCAGCTNNNNNNNNNNNNNNNNNNNNACTGCCTGCGCCTGGCCCGGGAGGTGGCTCCACCCACCCCCAAGGGCCAGCGGGGCCGCCCCTGGCGCTACGACCACGGCCTTTACCTGGCCCTTCTTCTCTTCCGCGCCTTCTTCCACCTTACCTACCGCAAGACGGAGGCCCTGCTTCAGGACCTCATGGAAGCCCCCTTCCCCTCCCATCAGTCCTTGGCCCGCTACGCGGTGCAGCGCCTGGACCTCAAGCTCCTGGAGGCCCTCCTGGAGAGGCTTTCCCGAGAGCTGGAGGCCCACCTCTCCTCAAGGGATAGCCCTGAGGAAGACCCTGCCCCCCCCTTTACCTGATGGACACCACGGGGTTGGCCTACCGGAGGGAGGACCGGTTTCTCCGCTTCCGTCGGGGAGCGGAGGTGCGGCGGGTCCGGGGGCACGCGCGGCTTCTGGCCCTGGTGCGGTGGGAGAGGGAGAGGAGGTTGCTCCTGCCCTGGGGTGGGGTGGCGGGGAGGGGTTACGCCCCGGACCCCCAGCTTGGGGGGAAGGCCTTGCGGCGGTTTGCCCCTACTGGGGGATGGCTTTTGGCGGACGCGGGGTTTGACGGGAAAGAGGTGTGGGAGGCGCTGAGGGGGGAGGGTCTTCGGCCGGTGATCCGGCTTCGGGGCGGGGGCGAGGCCAGGGAGGAGGCGCGGGTACGGGCGCGGGAGGGGTGGGACCCCGAGGTGTACCGGTTTCGCGGGGTGGTGGAGGGGGTGTTTGGGGGGATGAAGAGGCGGCTGGGCGGGGCCTACCTTTGGGAGCGGAAGCCTTGGACGGCCATGGTGCGGGCGTTTTTGGAGCTCATCGCCTACGGCCTTAGGGTCCTCCTCTCCTTCCTTCCGCCGCCCCCTGGGTATAGGGCCATTTACTAGGCAAGCCCACGAGCAGGGCTTTACCCAAAACTCCTTCCTCGCCCTCCCTTAGCCTGCTTCAAGAGTTCTTGGGTGACTTCATAGTTGAGCAGGCGAACCAGGCCCCTCAGGAGCAGGTACGGACCATCCCTCTCGCTGGGCAGCCCCAGCTTGCCCCCGAGCTGCAAAAGAAACCCCTTGAACGGATCCCCCAACCGCTCAACTTCCCAAAGGAACACCGCCAGCCCCAGCAAAACCNNNNNNNNNNNNNNNNNNNNGACGATGCCCTCCAGGGGTAGTGTCGCGTATTTTGTGGGTTAAGCATGGAGGGCGGAATGGACCGAGAGGAGCTCAAGAGGTTGACCAAGGAGGAGAAGGGCCGGCGCATCCGAGAAGGGGTCAAGGCCGTCATCGAGCAGGTGTTGGAAGAAGAGATGACCGAGCACCTGGCTGCGGGTTACCGTGAGCGCACCCCAAGCCGCCGCGGGGAGCGGAACGGCTACTACACCCGGGACCTCATCACGCCGGCGGGCAGGATCGCCCAGCTCCGGGTACCCCGGGACCGGGAGGGGACTTTCCTGACCGAGGTCCTTGAGCGGTACAAGCGGATGACCGGGGAGGTAGAAGAGGCGGTGCTGGAGATGTACCTGCAAGGGGTCCCCACCCGCAAGGTAGCGGCCATCACGGAGGGCCTGTCCCGGGTGCGCATCGGTAAGGACGCGGTCTCCAGGGTAGCCCAGCGCCTGGAGAGGAGCTCTCCGCCTGGCGGGGCCGGCCTTTGGAGCTGGCCTACCCCTACCTCTACCTGGACGCGGCCTACTTCAAGGTGAACTGGGGCGGGCGGGTGGTGGACCTGGCCCTTCTGGTGGCGGTGGGGGTGAACGAAGGAGGCTACCGGGGTCACGGGCGCAGCCCGTACATTTTGGTGCTGGTGGTGGAACCGGCGGGCGGGGAGCGGAAGGAGGCCTGGAGGAACCTCCTGAAGGGCCTGGTGGAGCGGGGGCTTCGGGGGGTGAGGCTGGTCATTTCCGACGACCACCCTTCCATCCGCCAAGCGGTGATGGCGGAGCTTCCTGGGGCCAGCTGGCAGCGGTGCGTGGTGCACTTTATGCGGAACGTTTTGGCCCACGTGCCGCAGTCGGAGCGGGGTGTGGTGGCCGAGGAGCTCCAGGAGGTGTTTGTGGCGCGGCGGCGGGGCACGGCGGAATCTCTGGCCCGGGGGTTCGTTGAGCGTTACCGGGACCGGTACCGGCGGGCGGTGGAGGTGTTTGCCCAGGGTTTGGGGGAGGCCCTGACCTACCTGGACTTTCCCAGCGGCCACCAGCGGCACATCAAGAGCACGAATGTCCTGGAGCGGCTTATCCGTGAGGTGAAGCGGCGGACCAGGGTGGTTGGGGTCTTCCCCGGCGAGGGGAGCCTGGTGAATCTGGCCACGGTGGTGATGCTGAGGGCCACGGAGGACTGGGCTTTCCGGCGTTACCTAGACATGGGCCCGCTTTGGGCCGCGGAAGAGAAACCCACAAAAATCGCGACTTGACCCCTCCAGGCGATGGGCCACAAGGACGACCCCCAGACCAAGATTCCCTCCAGCGTCATCCTTACCCTCGCCATACTCGCCGCCATGGAACTCGGTGGCAAGCACAACAAGGCCCTGGCCCTCGCCAAAGACCTGAACCTCTTCACCCAAGTCCCCTCCCCAAGCCGCTTCAACCGCAGGCTCCACGCCCTCTACCCCCTCTTCCTGCCCCTCCTTCACCTCCTCTCCCAGGTCTGGAAGAACCTCCACCAGGCCCAGGCCTACGCCNNNNNNNNNNNNNNNNNNNNCTTATCGGGGGAAAACGCTCGCAAAACGGCCCGTGAACTCCTGGAGCCTGGCCTCGGCCACCTTGAGCATGTCCATGGATCACCCCCGGTACCAGATACGGGCTGCGCCCGCAAGGGGAGATTTACCACGAAACGGAGATGTGGGTAAAGTCCTGGTATGTGTAAGCGTTTGTGTACGGGGGGCATACCGCTCCTGAAGCATCTTCTCCAACGCCTCCCTCGCCTCCGAGAACCCTTTGAGCCGTAAGATGTTCGCTTCGCGAAGCAGCCTCTCCGCCCACCTCCCTTCTTGCCTCTCC
Coding sequences within:
- a CDS encoding transposase, producing the protein MDREELKRLTKEEKGRRIREGVKAVIEQVLEEEMTEHLAAGYRERTPSRRGERNGYYTRDLITPAGRIAQL